In the genome of Melospiza melodia melodia isolate bMelMel2 chromosome 11, bMelMel2.pri, whole genome shotgun sequence, the window CTTCATGACTTACATGTTTCTGAAAATACAGTCTCTGAGCCTGTTATAGCAGGACTGTACTCTTGTACACCTATCACAAATGGTACAGCTGTGTTAAAGTAACTTACTGTAACTCCTTCTTTCCAAATGGCAAAGCTCTGGCCTCCAATGCTTAGAAAGATGTCTTTAAAAAATGGAGATTTCTGGAGAGTGTTGATAGTTTCGGTGTGGAGGGAGTATTTCTGGGAGTGCTTCTGACCTATTGGAGGAAAAAGGCAGTTGCTTGTTACTAGTGCCTTAGGGATCAAGAAACAAGAGTGCAGGACCTACCACAGCCCTGGAAGAtatcagcttctttttttttttatactcaCAAGGTACAGGAATTGGATTTGCCACAAATCTAGTTACTTTCATGATTTGTGCCAATATCTTTGTACTATTTTCTCATGCCAGCTAAAGTGCTTTCACTTTTGAGGGTGTACTGTTAAATCCAGGTGTTATCAGTGAGAGAGACTATTAGAGCTATGAGCAAGAACCTTAAAAAGATGAAGTATAGACACAAATATTTTCAAGTTAGTAATATATAAAGGCTTAAACAGGTATTGAGAAGCTTGAACTTACTAACTGGTTTTGCTGTATTAGCAtcaattttctttttccattcagAATAAACAACTTCTCCATCCTGTAATGTCAAAAAATCAAGCAAATGCTAATGTTAGAGCTTGGTGGCTTATTTCAAAGTGACTTGTTTTTAAGCTGAGACTTTTCTTAATTATAACCATTGATGCCAAGatgatttttttgccttttcttttataTACTTTTTATATAACTTTTATGTATCCTCAGTATTCTTAGCATGCAGACTTGTAATTCCTTAAGCCTAATAATTTAGCACAGTCCTAGTGTTCTGTTAGGCCAGGAGACCAAACATCCTAAAGGCCTTGTAGTAGGAGGCTGGAAAACCCCACACTATCCTGGGAAACCAAGGTCCTGTCTAGAACATCTCCTGTAAACTGGAGATTTGGCCCATCCAGGGAGAATTCCTCAGATAGGGGAATATAATGCCATTCATCCAGGCCTCCCATTGGGGTAAGCTAATTTGGaaggtctataaattgtatacAAGATCTGTTGTGTGTGTGCATTGGGTCACATTGGCAAAGTGATGCACCAGTAATGAACCTTATTACATACTGAGGTAAAAACCCCTTATCCCTTAACCTTGTCTGGCTCTCCACTTTTAATACCAGGGAAAGGCATCACCATCATTAAATATGATCTGAGTAAATGAGAACCTGAATTTGCAGCCAGTGACTGAAAACACAATATAGTTTTGCATCACCATTTTTCAGTTATGTATTGCCAAAACAGCTTTACTTGCCATGATGAATGTAAGCAGTCCTTTCTGCAGAATCAGGTGTTTGCTTTTGATAGTTCATACTTTGCTCCAGTATTTGGGGAAAAGCTGACTGGAAGCAAAAAGGAGTCTAATTTTCATTTCCATGTGAACTCAGAACTGGGAAAGACCCATGAATTTTAGTAGCATAGGGTAGGTAGCAGGTTATGAATAGTTGGAATTTCCAAATGGGAAATTAAGTTGGGGGGCAAACTGTAGAAAAAATGTTTTCACATGACATGTGGGGAGACACTAGAAAAATTACTAATCTTATGTGTTCTGGAATAAGGAAATAGTCTTTGGATCCTAATGGGTGGTTAAGCTCAACATATTTTGGAAATGTCTTCTAATTCTGCTCTTAAAGTAATGGTTCATAGTCTACTGAATATTGGAGGTTTATTATTTTTAAGCATGTAGCTAACAGTATTAATAATGTAttaattaataatataatattaataatgtATAAAGTGGAAGTAAAAGGTGGCATGTTCAGAGAGATCTTTTCAGTTATACCTGAAGAAAACGTGCAAGTCCATACATTTGTGAAAACTCTGTTATTTAACTCTTCAGTCTTTCAGACATCTTGGATTAACATTTTCATTGGTAATACATTATTTTCActtacttcttttccaataaaAAAGTCTGTGGATATATTCTCTAGCAGTTCCAGATTTTTGCTTGAAGAAACATTCATCTCTGCACATGCGCTCTCTTTGACGGATCCTCTTAGTGTGCTCCGAGGTCTTACCCTCCCTGGGAAATGACAGTGGCGTCTTTTTGTTACACTCTGGAAAGGTGGTTTGTGGACAAGGGGAATTTCAAGAAGAGATATGAAGAAAGACTGCCAAGTAAAGCAGCACAGGTTTACTGTAGGTTTACTGTTTCCTGGTGGAGTCTCCCCATTGCTGCAACTCTAAAGTCAGTGCTTCTTATACCCAGTCAACGCTCAGGGTGCTGCACCATCCTGTTCTGTGCCAGTTTTACACAGCACCAGTGTCTCTGTGGGAGCTGCCCTTACACATCACCCATAGCTGCCACAGCCAGGAGCTAACATCTCTGCTCCAGGGAATGGATTATGTTTCTAAAAATAGTTTTTTGTAATGGCTGAAAAGGACATATTGTTTCAGGGATAAAGAGATTGGGTGAGGGATTTGCATAGGCTTTTAAGTGAAGCTGGATAGAGTCACTGTGTATATGGAATTGctcagtttggattttttttgtacaTCTCTTCCTAGTCAGTGCACGTAGGTTACACACTATACTTAAGAAATCTTCTCCAGATGTGTGTAGCTATACAGTATTTTGTTGCTCAGCTTTTATTATGTATATACTGAAATACAAGCTTATTAAAAACATTTTCCTCTGTAAGTAAGGTGTAATAAAAATGTTACCTGGGGGTTTGAAACGATACTGCAGTTTCCTGAAGCTGATTCTCGTGGGACCATACTCTGTGTCGTTATCCCTTTCACGCAGATTGATCTGCTTGGGAAGAAGTGCATTTGCTAAACCATTTTGTCACATCTGTGAGGTACAAGTCTAAATTACTTTCTGCTGTAATGGAACAGAACTTTGCAGTGTGTTTGTAATACTCCACAATCAGTATTTGCTGCCTCACATACAAGCATGGAAAAAATGGTGTTTGTGTTACCTCCTTCCTGTAAGAATTTTGCTTTGTTTCTagcaaaaaagcccaaacaacccAACTTTGTGCTTGTTCAAAAACTGTATCAGCTGCAGGTATTCTGAGCAGCACAGATCAGCATGTCTAAAATTATAACTTCTTTTTCTTACCTAACATTGTTTCcatcctcactttttttttttttccacaacctGCTATGGCTGTTTTCATGAGAGTGAATGTTGGTTTGCTGATAATTATGGTTCTGCTGATCATGACCATGTTGCACTATTTGGAACCCACTGAGATAGACAGTAGAGCATCTGAAAAGGTTGACAGGAACTTACAGTATTTACACAACTACTTTTGCACCTACTGCAGTTTTTTAGAAGGAGTCATGCTGTTTCTCATGAATTAGCTtttcaaaatgtattttattGAAGTTTCAAAGGAATGTCGAAGTATTTAATTTCATAATCAGAAAGAAAATCACAAGGAAGTCACAATTTGCTGGAAAAAATTAAGTTGGGAAGCAAAATATGTTCCTATGGAGTTCTGGCCATATCTACAGCTTGGCTCAATCCCTGTGTTTTGTATTTGTGGACACTACCTTTATGAGAGGTTTCCAGGAGAGATCTAAATCCTCATCAGTGTCATCATATGCACCAGGGGGCATCTGAGATCTTTTCTCCTCCTTTATTTTTGCAGATAAAAATTCTTCACGACGTTCCGTGGATGGAATATCCCAAAATAATATTGAGCTGCAAAATAATTGTATAATGTTTATTTTAGAGTGTTTTGGTTTGCAGCTACATGCAATTCTCCTTACATTTTAAAGCCTTATACAACAGTAGATACTGAAAGTCAGACAAAGGCTAGATAATTAATTGCTTCTTTTGCAAATGATGAAATATATTTCTTCATTCACCCTTTCAGTATTCATCCAGTTTGCTTATGGACAGTTATTGGGTGAACTTACTGGCACTGCCTGGGTGAAATTCCTGAAGGCTGTAGCAGGTAATTTAGTAACTCAAACTGAAGTTCAGTCTCAGTTTTTTGTACCAATTAATTTCCTGATGTTCAAGGCAAATGGTCCCACTCATATTTGTCATCTCATAGGACTCTTCAGCCCTCTGATTGTTCCTTTTGTTCTACTCTGGACATTCACTCTCAGGTTTGATATAGCCAATGAAACTTTCCTCATTGCTGATATCTCTTTCCCTTTTCTAACAGGAGTTGCTCAGGGACATGTGCTCTTCAAGTATGACATTACAGTGACTTCCCTGTTCTTAACTTCAAATACTTTCAATTTGGAATCCTGGTGTGTGAGTagttaaaataatttcttctatgTGTATTACTTATATTACACTGCAAACTTATTAAGAACTGCATTTGTAATCTTACTTCTCATTTAATTCTTCAAAGTCTTCTCTGTTATTTGATTAGGTAAAATAACTTAGCATCATTATAAAATTTTGCTCTCTCTGACACTCCCTTTGATGTAACTAACACATATATGATTGAGCCCACCCATGCAGCCTTGAAGCCTTAAGCCTTCTGACATCATGAAAGGTAAACATTTATTTCCACTTTTTGCATTCTGCCCCCCTTGCTAGTCTTTCATACAGAATAATAATATAACTATCATGACTATTTTGTCCACAAAAGAGGAGATTCACAAAGAGTAATTCTGCTAGCTAAGTCTCCAAATTGATATGCAATTTAAAGTATTTCTGTAGAAATAAGCCTTGGAATCTTTTAACAGTCTTTGTGCATGTCCTACAAACAAATGCAAGTGTGGGGATGTGGCTTTCCAGGCTAACATGTGTGTGATCAACACTATTCTGAAGGGGGTACACAGAATATAAGCATATATATGCAAGGGCTTTCAGTTAATAAACTCTTAATGCCTTTACTGTAAAGGGTTTAACTGGGCAAGAGCTGTCTTCTGCATACAGAATTTCAGCCACTCAGGATTTGCTGATAGGAATCCAGAAATGTGCCAGTTAAATTATAGATTATGCCTCATAAAGCTTTTCAAAGGAAACTGGAAGATTTCTTGTAGAGCATGTATTGTACATACCAATCAGGGGAGCATGTTACAAGCTGCAGttttttttcatctttgtttTCAGAAGTTCCACCCTTTTGGTTTTCCTGAAAATAATGGTAATAATTATTACAGGGGAAGAAGATGATGAAAGACAAAAATCACACTCTGATATGTAAGTACTTCAACACATAAAACAGGCTACTAGAAATTAAGTCACTGTTTCTGCTTGGCTAAGGTTTGGAAATCAGGGCTCATTAATTTGCAGTTATGAAGTCAAGGTATTTTACAAATATGCTTCAAGTGAACTGATACCAGCTTTGCTTGCTTCACACCTAAAATTCTAAATGAACTTAGCAGGATAAATACTTACCTCTTTAATTTGCCATGTTTGTAACTTCTATTATGCAGTTTAACCAAAGAACCAGTAATTGAGAAATTTATCTCCAATAGTTCAGTGTAGTGGAAGTGATGTGTCTTTGCCAAGTTTATACCATGGGTCACCTATCTTAAATTATCACTTGGCTAGACCTCACTGTGGGATTGTAGTGGTGCCCTCAAATGTTAATTATTAATCGTTTAGTTTTTGTGTGGGGGGTTCTGCAAGTTTTATACTATTTATAATTTACCAAGTAGTTATTGGTTTATAGCAAATGAATTTTAATTACTCAGGAAAATAACTGAAAGGTGTCAGAGGTAACAAGGGATTAAAGGCTAATCAAATCTACCTTCCAGTATATAAAACCAAACATATTTTGGGAAAAACTGTACTTACCAAGTATGTGGCAAAATTTCGGCTATTTTTTTTGTAAGCCAAATTAGGCTTAAAAATCAGTTTGTCTATCTGGAATCACAATGGTAGTAATGCAGGCAGGCAAAGCTGAATTAGATTCTGGATATAACTTTGAATACTTTTTCATTAATATGTAATTATAAAACTGCTGATTTCAGGAACTGTGCCATAAAAGCTGCTGTGTTGTGCAAAGGCTGACAGTACTCCATGTTTACATAACAAAAGTATGTCCCAGTAATGTTGCTAAATACTGGCAAAGTGACTCCTTTGTCAGTGTTATTTATTAAGCATGGGTCTCCTGTATCTGTTATGCCAGATGAAGACAAAAACAGGCTTCTGAGCCTAAAGTTTGactaaaaaaccccacccaaacaacaaaaaccacaacAATGTTCTGCTATCCAATCCCTTTCTTCATACTTTACATCTGGTACCAGTTAGTATCCATGACTATTACTGTATAAAATAATAATGAACTGAGGGATCAGCTGACATTTGATGATATATGTGTCCCCCTTTTCTCACTTTTCTGGAAATGCCACTAAGGACTGTAGTGTCTGTGaagttttagattttttttcaaaaatgtaTTGATATATAATTTCCATAAACCTTTTAAAGATTtcagttttcttcttcttggcctgcTTTTCCACTGTCATTATTTTGCATTTGACTACATTTGCATTTCAAATGAATTTAGCACCATTTGCAATACTTTGATAGTACATCAGTACCCAGTGTTCCTATAGACCATAAGCACTTTGGTGCTTTAAAACTATAATGGAAAAAGTAAGGTGACTACAATAATGCCATTCTTCAGGTAATTGAAGTTATTGCTTAGAATTCTTAGTGACAGGCTAGGTTGCTCATAGTAGAAATTCAATACATTTTAAATATGGAAAGCTTACTATAATTTTGAATTATGCTTGTCTGTAAAGTTGTGGAAATTTTTTCCAGTATTAGTAGATTCATATCAGACTGAGAGCACAGCACAGTTGTAAAGCACAATGAACACAACAAGAGGCACCAGATTATTAGTATTTGCTAAATGCAGTGAGAAATAATGAATACAAATAATTAACTCTCTAGTATTTTCTCTTGAGTTTACATTAGGATTTCTGAGGTAGTAGATTAGAAAAGCAATAAAaagaagagaaattaatttttaaactcACCTCAACATTACATGGTAGCCATTGTACATCTGTTACTGGCTGTGTATGACAATATGGTGTGGGAGAGGCTGCACAATTTCTCACTAGAGGTGGCTCTGTGCTACTGTACTGGGCTTGCTTCTTAGGTGATGGCTAGAAATGTTTAAGAAAAGATATCTTAGTGCGTTTTCAAAATAAAATAGTAGATCAAAGAATAAAAGGTTACTTTGCATTCTGTTAACGCTTTTTCATATATTTCAGATCAGTTTATAGCACTTTTTAGGGGTCTAATACCTTccatttgaggaaaaaaaaaggaaagtatcGAAAAAGGCCTTTGGATATAAAGCTCTAAAAAGATTTCCAACATGCCTCCACACATATGCAGACATCATTAATGTCTCCTCTCCTCTCGGGGCTTTCTTCTGCTTATCCTCCTTACTGTCTTTTTCTACTGAAATCATCTTCTCCAAGCTACCTTTTCTATGTTCATAAACATCTAGAATACTTTCAGTATTTTTTTCAGTAGAAACAATATGTGTTTGACAGGCTTTTTAAGGTTAGAGTGGAGGGTATATTGGTGCCCATTGAAGAACAGACTCACTAAAACATAAGTTGCACAAAATGCAGTAAACCTTTTAAGCTGTACTAATCAGGTAGAAATTATACCATGTTAATTGTGATAAAGGTTTGATTTCATGAACTCATCTTCTCCTTTCTAGTGTCTCATTGCAAAGATTATCTACTCCCCTCTTTTGAGTCAGGATACCCTCGCCTGTTTTTTCTCCACAGATATACAGATACACTGCAATATACTTATAACAGAAGTATTTAACATATTAATAGCTGTTATCTtgatttcatagaatcacagaatgttaagGAGTTGGAGTGGACCTTATAGATTATCTAGTCCCAGCCCccagccatggacagggacacctcccactagaccaggttgctcaaggccttttccaacctggctttgaacactctcagggttggggcatccacagcctccctgggcaaactgtgccagtgtctcaccgcCCTCACAAAGCAAACAATTTCTTCtgaatatctaacctaaatttcctCTCTTTTAATTTTTACCCATTACTCATTGTCCTGTCACGACAGTTGCACACCAAGAGTCCTTCTCTGGCTTCCCTCTAGATTCCCTTCAGATCCTGGAAAGTTGCTGTGAGCCCTTCATGcaaccttctccaggctgaacagccccaactttcCCAGCTTGTCTTTGTAGAGGAGGTGCTCCAGTGCTCTTATCAACTgtgtggcccttctctggacttgctccaacagttccatgtcctcCTTGTGTTGGGggcaccagagctggatgcagtgctctgggtgggatctcaccagagcagagtatGGGCCAGAATCCCTTCccttgtcctgctggccacactgctttggatgcagcccaggatgcagctggtgttctgtgtgccagggctcaCTGCTGGGGAACCCCTGTGCACCATATCCACCCATCAGCACCAGAGTTACCTCAGTCAccactgctgctcctggctcaCCCTCTGCAGAGTCAGTGACTTCCTCAACAACAGGCTTTGTACTTTCCAGCCTTTCTTCATGTTTAGAAATATCCCACAATACAACCTACAATGATAAATTAGTATGTTACAAATTATATTTGTATATGTGTATTAATACAATGTGCAttaatacacttttttttttcaaatcatggCAATTTGGGGAAACAGAAGAAATTCACTTTCTGCACCAGAATTTTTGAAGTCTTTAAAGTATTTTCTCTTCAGCTTGATGCAATCAGAAGAAAGGTTACATATGTCTCTAAAAACAAGTCTTTGTGACTTGACCTATTTATCAGTACAGTAATGGCTCAGCTATGGAATAACCAGACATAGCTTCAGGACTCTGTGACATCTGTCTTCTGTCTGTCACTGTGTTACTATGGATGTTGAGTACATCTCTTCACCCTTATTTTTATACTGgaagaaaatacagaaatatgcaattttatttttaaagattgaAAAACCTGTCCATCAACACAGCCACCAGCAATGAAATTTGGATTGCTTGGACTGAACTGAAAGCAGTAAATGTCTTCAGGAGCCTTCAACACCAACTagagagaagaaaaacaagatAGTTGAGAAATAGTCACACCATTTGTTTGTTCTCATGTTATTTAAATACTTGGCATATTTAAAAGTCATGATTAAGTACCTGGAGGCAGGAAGGCTCAAATATACTCCAGAGAAGTATAACTGACTGTAGCAATGATTTATTAGAAAGGTTTACTTGTTCTTCATACGAAGGCTGCTCTCTTGCTGACAGTGCTATAATCCCTaatcaaaagagaaaataaattttctCAAAAGAGACAACTCAAGTTTCAACACATTGATAATTATCCTAAATGACTTATATTTATACCTTCTGAatacagggaaaaaaccccaccaagcaggaaagaaaccccaaacaaaccaaccatgtatatttctttttttttcagatcagCTTTGAGGAGACTATTTTCGTTACTTAACATTAGGTTATTTTAAAATGAGTCATAGAACCTATGCAACCTCTTTTTTTGCTCATGCTCCTCAATGATGTAATAGTGCACCTGAAATGATGTGACAGACATGTAGACCTGGCCACCCACCATGTAAACAAATCTTTGTAAGCCAATTCATTTTCTTACCCAGGCTGCAGTGTTGGCTAGCAGTATGCTGGGAGCTGGGGCATTTTTATGGAACTTAACTGTGCTTTTGGGTCTGGCTGTGCAGAGCAGTAATgcacagcagggagcaggagtTGATATTTTGTGTGTCTTGTGATGCTCCCTGGCACTGGCAGAGCCGTGTCTTGCTGAGGCTGTGACATTCCTCACCAGCATGAGGCTGCTGTGAGAGCCAGGCATGGGCACAAGCACAGTGCTATGCAGGGTCATCTGAAGAGTCTGGCACCACAACCCTGCTTAAATGAGCCTCACGGGGGGAAATTTCTCTTACCTACAATCTCCACTTGTACATTAGAGTAAAGGACGTGGCATGGCCTATATGAATTCTACAAAGAATTTGTCTCGTTTTTCATTTTGCCTCAAATTGGCAATACAAAGAGGGATACTAAATcagttttgatttctttttaaatttaaaagttgATGATTTTATGAAAGATGCCTATTTTATAGCTGTCATATAAATCAGTACTAAAACTGCATTACCATAAATGGTTGGATGCCAGCAAACGCAGCTAATGGTTCTGTTCTTGAGATACTGCACATCTGTAAATGTTTGGTATTCTGTAAAATAAACATCTGGCTTGCCTTCTTCTTGGTCTTCTGCGAGGGCCTTCCAGTCATCAAAAAAAACGTTCATAATTTCATTTTGCTGCAGTGCAATTTCCACTCTGTTTTGTGAAAGGAACAGTTAAGATTTCAATAATCCAGATGTGACTACTCAGTAGTAGAATTACAAATATTTCTGTAAAGAGGTAGCTTCTGTTTTTCACAAAATTATGGTCACATTAGTTTAAAAATCAAGTGTTAATTTCTCAGTGCTGTATCACTGCAAGGAAACAATCTTCTGTTTAAACAGAAATAGCTACTGTATCAAGAATTTAGCTTCAGTTCTTTGTGGGCCAAGTACAGAGCAATTGTCCAATTCTTTGTGCAAAAAATGTCATTAAGTAGGATTTGTCCCACTTAATGGGACATGGCTAAGGGCATAATCAGGGGTAGGACAGCACCTTTGCTCACTGCACAACCATCTGATGAGTGGGAAGTTTTGCAGTTTGTTGGAAAACACGTATCACTATTAACTTTAGCAGTTCTGATATCTATGTAAAGCAACATTCATATCTGTATAGCATAGACATCATGGTTATTTTCACATAAAGAAGTATTAAGTTATTGTTtgttaatattataataataaaaaaggaaaaaagtatatagaaacataaaataaaattggTATTTGACTAGACCAATGATCCATTCAGACAAGAGTTCTTGCTTGTGTTCTATATTATTTCAGGTAGTCTTCAAATGTACTGCTGCAATAATTTTACCTTAAACGTACTGCTGTAAGAAATTTTTTCAGCCTCTGAGATGACAGACTCTCTGCTTTTGCTTCATTTGACAACTCCCTTGGATAATACTGCGTGGATGCATTTTTTGGATACGTCCTACCCAGTTGGAATAAATTTGAATGTAAGTATAGAAAACATTTCAAAGACAGAAACCTATTTAATgtgtaaaattaaaatatatagttTTTCTAGacacttaaaaaatatttaagaaaaaagaTGCAAACAGAGCATCCAATTTTTTTCTATTAATCAGTTTATAACTGAGTAACTCCAGAATTTTAGTTGAGATAAGAAACAGTGCATAGCTTAATAAATCAGCTGATAAATGTTTTCTCATGCTTACCATTTTGTCTGAGTAGTAGCTTCTCTTAGTTTTGGAACCATTTGCACCCCCACATCCCTTTCAAGCAGTTTAATACTGAAAGTATTGTCTTCATAGGCTGTGCATTCAGCATAGCTCTCTTTGTCATCTGCAGCATTCTTGTCAGTAAATGTAATGGGTGCACCAAACTGCCTGCGAACTCGAGAGATCTTGTACTTAATCTGCAAAAGATGCATTTCCATAGCTGAAAAGAGAAAGCTTTTGGAAAGCTCATTCTTTAAAATGGCTGCATTCATATAATGGTAGAATTAGTTCCCTTAACAATTTCTGCACTGAGTTTATTCATATTTCTGCATTTTGAAATTCTGAAGTGCTCTTATAAATAAACTACATATGTAATAGAAGACAGGTTTGTATTTGTAAAACTAGAAGTTGTAGCATTTTTGGATTACTGCTAGGAGGAAACAGAATTACATTTGCTAATTCATCCGGTATCAAAACTGCACATTTAATTATTTGATTTACAGAAAGCCTTATATAATACTGAATTAGGCTTCCAAGACCTAATTTTCAGCTCTTCCCTTTTGGTGGAAGTTCAGAGGAGTTGCCTTATGTTGAGAAGGATGAAGGTTTCCTTATGTTGAGAAGGATGTGTCTTGACTTCTGTCCACAAAGAGAAGTAGGCACTTGATTTCAGGCAGTAGAGAGGTATTGCTATGCCTTGGTTTCATATCCAGGTACTTttccccagcacctcccacagAATTGGAAAGGAAAGTAAGCTAAAATACTTGTGAGTGGACCTTGCCAGCCATGCAGAATGCAGAATATGGAATTCTTGGACTGTGCATGTATTAAATTAAATGACTGTGATATAGCTTTAGAGCAATCAGACATTATTTTAGGTGTATGCAAGATGTTCAGTTGCTGATAACTATCAAAACTTAGCCAGTCTTCCCTGAAGAGGGACTTAGGTACTGAGTAAAAATCACTCATGAACAGTTAGATACTTGGAGATGCCCCACACATCACCAATTAGCTGACAGCTGTGAGTGGGTCTAGTTTTTGGACATATaatctctctctctatatatatatatatgtacaatcTGTAGATGTAATTAATTAAATATGTCCTTCTGTAAAGTCAGCTTATAATACCTATGGATACTTAAAGACTGTTGCATGCTACTTAGATGCCATTCATATACTAGAACTGTTCCCTGAGCTTCATGGAAACAGAGCAATGACTCCCATTGGCATCTGGCCACTTGGTAAATTGAGCAAAAAGTGGCAGAGCTGCCAGTGATCAAAGATGATCAGGACTTCTGACCTTAAACCTTAAAAAGTGGTTATGTCCAAGGTGGTGATACATGCCTAATTTGCAAGACTTAGAGAATAGAGTTCAAAATAAAAGTTTCTGCAGCACTTTCAGCTTTTGTTAAAAGTTTAGATATGTCTCTATTTCTCTCTGTTAGTTTTCTTGAAAAACCTCAAGAAAAACTAGGATTGCAGCTTCCAACTTCCTGACttgttgctttttaaaaataagcatAGGGGTTTTATATTTATTTCA includes:
- the DNAI3 gene encoding dynein axonemal intermediate chain 3 isoform X1, yielding MSKSVKSSQSTLKDSKPAAKKQKGKQDEVDLSMASIGHPEIFPLLLTEKTQEIFNCRPDEDVTEENNFKCIKKEDIIQDMKTRAKSSDFLPFKKVILEYPGEELLVVFDPSSQYGQNFYIVASEEAKENFLKSLEAAEEKEETEEENIEEAPEPRKPWVSLGSEKEVEEESLIERETKIKYKISRVRRQFGAPITFTDKNAADDKESYAECTAYEDNTFSIKLLERDVGVQMVPKLREATTQTKWTYPKNASTQYYPRELSNEAKAESLSSQRLKKFLTAVRLRVEIALQQNEIMNVFFDDWKALAEDQEEGKPDVYFTEYQTFTDVQYLKNRTISCVCWHPTIYGIIALSAREQPSYEEQVNLSNKSLLQSVILLWSIFEPSCLQLVLKAPEDIYCFQFSPSNPNFIAGGCVDGQVVLWDISKHEERLESTKPVVEEVTDSAEGEPGAAVVTEPSPKKQAQYSSTEPPLVRNCAASPTPYCHTQPVTDVQWLPCNVEENQKGGTSENKDEKKLQLVTCSPDCSILFWDIPSTERREEFLSAKIKEEKRSQMPPGAYDDTDEDLDLSWKPLIKINLRERDNDTEYGPTRISFRKLQYRFKPPGRVRPRSTLRGSVKESACAEMNVSSSKNLELLENISTDFFIGKEDGEVVYSEWKKKIDANTAKPVSQKHSQKYSLHTETINTLQKSPFFKDIFLSIGGQSFAIWKEGVTNGPILQSSCSAGRYTAGQWSLTRPGVFFLGRDNGSIDIWDLLKKTHEPSHFQNISKSIITCISPSIASAEQHFLAVSDNLGVLHILEICQTLCQPPSNEHAKVLDYFKREVKYLKHCEEEFEEYQKFQAKTEMKLSWRQRDRKQGHT
- the DNAI3 gene encoding dynein axonemal intermediate chain 3 isoform X2; translated protein: MSKSVKSSQSTLKDSKPAAKKQKGKQDEVDLSMASIGHPEIFPLLLTEKTQEIFNCRPDEDVTEENNFKCIKKEDIIQDMKTRAKSSDFLPFKKVILEYPGEELLVVFDPSSQYGQNFYIVASEEAKENFLKSLEAAEEKEETEEENIEEAPEPRKPWVSLGSEKEVEEESLIERETKIKYKISRVRRQFGAPITFTDKNAADDKESYAECTAYEDNTFSIKLLERDVGVQMVPKLREATTQTKWTYPKNASTQYYPRELSNEAKAESLSSQRLKKFLTAVRLRVEIALQQNEIMNVFFDDWKALAEDQEEGKPDVYFTEYQTFTDVQYLKNRTISCVCWHPTIYGIIALSAREQPSYEEQVNLSNKSLLQSVILLWSIFEPSCLQLVLKAPEDIYCFQFSPSNPNFIAGGCVDGQVVLWDISKHEERLESTKPVVEEVTDSAEGEPGAAVVTEPSPKKQAQYSSTEPPLVRNCAASPTPYCHTQPVTDVQWLPCNVEENQKGGTSENKDEKKLQLVTCSPDCSILFWDIPSTERREEFLSAKIKEEKRSQMPPGAYDDTDEDLDLSWKPLIKINLRERDNDTEYGPTRISFRKLQYRFKPPGRVRPRSTLRGSVKESACAEMNVSSSKNLELLENISTDFFIGKEDGEVVYSEWKKKIDANTAKPVSQKHSQKYSLHTETINTLQKSPFFKDIFLSIGGQSFAIWKEGVTNGPILQSSCSAGRYTAGQWSLTRPGVFFLGRDNGSIDIWDLLKKTHEPSHFQNISKSIITCISPSIASEQHFLAVSDNLGVLHILEICQTLCQPPSNEHAKVLDYFKREVKYLKHCEEEFEEYQKFQAKTEMKLSWRQRDRKQGHT
- the DNAI3 gene encoding dynein axonemal intermediate chain 3 isoform X4, translating into MASIGHPEIFPLLLTEKTQEIFNCRPDEDVTEENNFKCIKKEDIIQDMKTRAKSSDFLPFKKVILEYPGEELLVVFDPSSQYGQNFYIVASEEAKENFLKSLEAAEEKEETEEENIEEAPEPRKPWVSLGSEKEVEEESLIERETKIKYKISRVRRQFGAPITFTDKNAADDKESYAECTAYEDNTFSIKLLERDVGVQMVPKLREATTQTKWTYPKNASTQYYPRELSNEAKAESLSSQRLKKFLTAVRLRVEIALQQNEIMNVFFDDWKALAEDQEEGKPDVYFTEYQTFTDVQYLKNRTISCVCWHPTIYGIIALSAREQPSYEEQVNLSNKSLLQSVILLWSIFEPSCLQLVLKAPEDIYCFQFSPSNPNFIAGGCVDGQVVLWDISKHEERLESTKPVVEEVTDSAEGEPGAAVVTEPSPKKQAQYSSTEPPLVRNCAASPTPYCHTQPVTDVQWLPCNVEENQKGGTSENKDEKKLQLVTCSPDCSILFWDIPSTERREEFLSAKIKEEKRSQMPPGAYDDTDEDLDLSWKPLIKINLRERDNDTEYGPTRISFRKLQYRFKPPGRVRPRSTLRGSVKESACAEMNVSSSKNLELLENISTDFFIGKEDGEVVYSEWKKKIDANTAKPVSQKHSQKYSLHTETINTLQKSPFFKDIFLSIGGQSFAIWKEGVTNGPILQSSCSAGRYTAGQWSLTRPGVFFLGRDNGSIDIWDLLKKTHEPSHFQNISKSIITCISPSIASAEQHFLAVSDNLGVLHILEICQTLCQPPSNEHAKVLDYFKREVKYLKHCEEEFEEYQKFQAKTEMKLSWRQRDRKQGHT